The proteins below come from a single Triticum aestivum cultivar Chinese Spring chromosome 5D, IWGSC CS RefSeq v2.1, whole genome shotgun sequence genomic window:
- the LOC123124400 gene encoding DNA polymerase delta subunit 4, with translation MRSGGDVKSFFRQQKAHSSAAAAKPTSGVSKKPAHHHHQKQAAARPTPDHGDGADARREEAENAERKAREFDMDMRYGPCLGLTRAQRWQRAAALGLAPPPHALCSDDQPCLWEGRV, from the exons atgaGGAGCGGCGGCGACGTCAAGTCCTTCTTCCGGCAGCAGAAGGCCCACTCCAGCGCAGCGGCCGCCAAGCCCACCAGCGGCGTCTCCAAGAAGCcggcgcaccaccaccaccagaagcaagcggCGGCGCGCCCGACGCCAG ATCACGGTGACGGCGCCGACgcgaggagggaggaggcggagAACGCGGAGAGGAAGGCCAGGGAGTTCGACATGGACATGCGCTACGGGCCCTGCCTCGGCCTCACCCGCGCCCAGCGCTGGCAGCGCGCCGCCGCGCtgggcctcgccccgccgccgcacgcgcTCTGCTCCGACGACCAGCCGTGCCTCTGGGAGGGCCGCGTCTAG